One genomic window of Conger conger chromosome 7, fConCon1.1, whole genome shotgun sequence includes the following:
- the LOC133133233 gene encoding P2Y purinoceptor 4-like, which translates to MTSALSYVDNQTDVSALFTTRASEGAGESNASCRFDEEFKYILLPVSYTLVCVLGLVLNSMALWMFAFKMRPWKAGTVFMFHLAVSDMLYVLSLPTLIYYYGNRSHWPFGVALCKMVRFLFYANLYSSILFLTCISVHRYLGICHPIRSLSTVKPRTAQAVCGLVWAAVTACLVPNLMFVTTSQRDRDTLCHDTTRPQDFERYVNYSLAVMTMLFGVPFLVIAVCYCLMARALCCSRRALPPGRHRGSSRRKSVMLIVVVLVVFAVCFVPFHVTRTLYYTYRVLDADCSVLNIVNFAYKITRPLASVNSCIDPILFFLAGDHYRSKLIRALTRQTPARSVASTPLPPSLSCDPPQIYTIPDHNPHYQPHF; encoded by the coding sequence ATGACTTCCGCATTGTCATACGTGGACAATCAGACAGACGTGTCAGCACTGTTCACCACCCGGGCTTCAGAGGGAGCTGGTGAATCAAATGCAAGCTGCCGCTTTGATGAGGAATTCAAGTACATCTTGCTGCCTGTGTCGTACACCCTGGTGTGTGTCCTGGGGCTGGTCCTAAACTCCATGGCTCTGTGGATGTTTGCATTCAAAATGCGGCCCTGGAAGGCTGGGACCGTGTTCATGTTCCACTTGGCCGTGTCCGATATGCTGTATGTGCTCTCCCTGCCCACGCTTATCTACTACTACGGCAACCGCAGCCACTGGCCCTTCGGTGTGGCTCTTTGCAAGATGGTCCGCTTCCTGTTCTACGCCAACCTGTACTCCAGCATCCTGTTCCTTACCTGTATCAGCGTGCACCGCTACCTTGGCATCTGCCACCCCATTCGTTCCCTCAGCACGGTGAAGCCGCGCACCGCCCAGGCGGTGTGCGGCCTGGTTTGGGCAGCAGTCACCGCCTGCCTGGTGCCCAACCTCATGTTCGTTACCACCAGCCAGCGGGACAGGGACACGCTCTGCCATGACACCACGAGGCCCCAGGACTTCGAAAGGTACGTGAACTACAGCTTGGCCGTGATGACCATGCTGTTCGGCGTTCCCTTCCTGGTCATCGCGGTGTGCTACTGCCTGATGGCCCGGGCCCTGTGCTGCTCCAGACGCGCTCTCCCCCCCGGCCGGCACCGAGGCTCTTCCCGCAGGAAGTCCGTCATGCTAATcgtggtggtgctggtggtgtTCGCGGTGTGCTTTGTGCCCTTCCACGTAACACGTACCCTGTACTACACGTACCGGGTGCTGGATGCTGACTGCTCCGTGCTGAACATCGTTAACTTTGCCTACAAGATCACGCGGCCGCTGGCTAGCGTCAACAGCTGCATCGACCCCATCCTATTCTTCCTGGCCGGGGACCACTACCGCTCCAAACTCATCCGGGCCCTCACCCGACAGACACCCGCCCGCTCCGTTGCCTCCAcaccactgcccccctccctcagctgTGACCCTCCTCAGATATATACAATCCCAGACCATAATCCCCACTACCAGCCACATTTCTAG